Proteins encoded together in one Hevea brasiliensis isolate MT/VB/25A 57/8 chromosome 16, ASM3005281v1, whole genome shotgun sequence window:
- the LOC110666380 gene encoding phosphoinositide phospholipase C 4, with translation MSFKLSNDKEKGEKSNFAENNEEETLLMVVQANEKSSRYLGDVMIRTKNGFVETSANFKVVEAGPPPDVKDLFKKYTDGAAHMTAEQLRNFLADVQGDSTASIADAEKIVEQILNKRHHIAKFTRHALTPDDFHRYLFSADLNPPIRENQVHHDMTKPLSHYFIYTGHNSYLTGNQLSSDCSDIPITNALKRGVRVIELDIWPNSTKDDINVLHGRTLTTPVEFIRCLKSIKEHAFSLSPYPVIITLEDHLTPDLQAKAAEMIIDTFEDMLYYPECECLEELPSPEDLKHRIIISTKPPKKYHKSKSVKSKGNKSQKDKDSDDDVWGKEPSDLVSDQEDSDSSDSDTSEDSDDELKHVGVDAYKRLIAIHAGKPKGGLKEALKVDPNKVRRLSLSEKALEKATESHGMDVIRFTQKNVLRVYPKGTRFNSSNYKPLIAWMHGAQMVAFNMQGYGRSLWLMHGMFRANGGCGYVKKPDFLMNVGSDGEVFNPKAKLSVKNTLKVKVYMGDGWHLDFKPTHFDLYSPPDFYTKVGIAGVPDDVKMEKTKIKEDNWTPVWGEEFTFPLTVPEIALLRIEVHEYDMSEKDDFAGQICFPVSELRPGIHAVPLFDRKGKKLNSARLLMRFEFV, from the exons ATGTCGTTTAAACTATCCAATGACAAAGAAAAGGGAGAGAAATCAAATTTTGCTGAAAATAATGAAGAAGAAACTTTGTTGATGGTCGTTCAAGCAAATGAAAAATCGAGTCGATATTTG GGTGATGTTATGATTAGAACCAAGAATGGTTTTGTTGAAACAAGTGCTAAT TTTAAAGTCGTAGAGGCAGGGCCGCCTCCGGACGTCAAGGATCTCTTCAAGAAGTACACTGACGGCGCCGCCCACATGACGGCCGAGCAGCTCCGGAATTTCTTGGCCGATGTCCAGGGTGATTCCACTGCGTCCATCGCCGACGCTGAGAAGATCGTGGAGCAGATTTTGAACAAGAGGCATCACATTGCCAAGTTTACCAGGCACGCCCTCACTCCTGACGATTTTCACCGTTATTTGTTCTCTGCAGATCTCAATCCTCCTATTCGAGAGAaccag GTTCACCACGATATGACAAAACCATTATCCCACTATTTCATATATACTGGTCACAATTCCTACCTAACTGGAAACCAACTTAGCAGCGATTGCAGTGATATCCCAATCACAAATGCATTGAAGAGAGGTGTAAGAGTGATAGAGCTTGATATATGGCCTAATTCCACCAAGGATGATATAAATGTTCTACATGGAAG GACCCTGACAACTCCGGTGGAATTCATTAGGTGCTTGAAATCCATAAAAGAACATGCTTTTTCATTGTCtccatatcctgttataataacTCTTGAAGACCACCTTACCCCAGATCTTCAAGCTAAAGCAGCTGAG ATGATAATTGATACATTTGAGGACATGCTGTATTATCCTGAATGTGAATGTTTAGAAGAGTTACCTTCTCCAGAAGATTTGAAGCATCGCATAATTATTTCAACTAAACCTCCCAAAAAGTATCATAAGTCTAAAAGTGTAAAGAGCAAGGGAAATAAATCTCAAAAGGATAAGGATTCTGATGATGATGTATGGGGAAAGGAGCCATCAGACCTTGTATCTGATCAAGAAGATAGTGACTCG AGCGATAGTGATACAAGTGAAGATAGTGATGATGAGTTGAAACACGTAGGAGTAGATGCATACAAGCGTCTAATTGCAATTCATGCTGGAAAGCCCAAGGGTGGGTTAAAGGAGGCACTAAAAGTTGATCCCAATAAAGTTCGACGCCTTAGTTTGAGTGAGAAAGCACTAGAAAAGGCCACTGAAAGTCATGGAATGGATGTAATTAG GTTCACCCAGAAAAATGTCTTACGGGTGTATCCTAAAGGCACTCGGTTTAACTCTTCCAACTACAAGCCACTAATTGCTTGGATGCATGGCGCTCAAATGGTTGCATTCAATATGCAG GGATATGGTAGATCTCTTTGGCTGATGCATGGGATGTTTAGGGCTAATGGAGGTTGTGGATATGTGAAGAAGCCTGATTTTCTGATGAATGTAGGTTCAGATGGTGAAGTATTCAATCCTAAAGCCAAATTGTCAGTAAAGAATACTTTAAAG GTGAAAGTGTATATGGGAGATGGATGGCATTTGGATTTCAAACCAACACATTTCGATTTGTATTCCCCACCGGATTTCTACACCAAG GTAGGCATAGCAGGAGTGCCAGATGATGTGAAAATGGAGAAAACTAAAATAAAAGAGGACAACTGGACACCTGTTTGGGGTGAAGAGTTTACATTTCCATTGACTGTTCCTGAAATAGCCTTACTTCGAATTGAAGTTCATGAATATGATATGTCTGAGAAAGATGATTTTGCTGGCCAAATTTGTTTCCCTGTTTCTGAACTTAGACCAGGGATCCATGCTGTACCCCTTTTTGATCGCAAAGGAAAGAAGTTGAACTCAGCAAGGCTTCTCATGCGCTTTGAGTTTGTCTAA